A window of the Scandinavium goeteborgense genome harbors these coding sequences:
- a CDS encoding beta-ketoacyl-ACP synthase: MTRRVVITGMGGVTAFGENWQSVSERLRGYQNAVRKMPEWQIYDGLHTLLGAPIDDFSLPAHYTRKRIRAMGRVSLMSTRASELALEQAGLLENPVLTNGETGIAYGSSTGSTGPVSEFATMLTEKHTNNITGTTYVQMMPHTTAVNTGLFFGLRGRVIPTSSACTSGSQAIGYAYEAIRHGYQTVMVAGGAEELCPSEAAVFDTLFATSQRNDAPGTTPSPFDVNRDGLVIGEGAGTLVLEELEHAKARGATIFGEIVGFATNCDAAHITQPQRETMQICMEQSLRQAGLAPSDIGYISAHGTATDRGDIAESQATAAVFGNQTPISSLKSYFGHTLGACGALEAWMSLQMMREGWFAPTLNLQQPDELCGDLDYIMGESRAIDCEFLQSNNFAFGGINTSIVIKRWE, translated from the coding sequence ATGACCCGTCGCGTGGTCATTACCGGCATGGGCGGCGTGACCGCGTTTGGCGAGAACTGGCAGAGCGTATCTGAACGCCTGCGCGGCTATCAAAATGCGGTGCGTAAAATGCCGGAGTGGCAGATTTACGACGGGCTGCACACCCTGCTCGGCGCGCCGATTGATGATTTTTCGCTGCCTGCGCACTACACCCGCAAACGCATTCGTGCGATGGGCCGCGTGTCGCTGATGTCGACCCGCGCCAGCGAACTGGCACTGGAACAGGCCGGGCTGCTGGAAAACCCGGTGCTGACCAACGGTGAAACCGGGATTGCCTACGGCTCGTCTACCGGCAGCACCGGCCCGGTGAGCGAGTTCGCCACCATGCTCACCGAAAAACACACCAACAACATCACCGGCACCACCTACGTGCAGATGATGCCGCACACCACCGCGGTCAACACTGGCTTGTTCTTCGGCCTGCGCGGACGCGTGATCCCCACGTCCAGCGCCTGTACCTCCGGCAGCCAGGCCATCGGCTACGCATACGAAGCCATTCGCCACGGTTATCAAACGGTGATGGTCGCTGGCGGCGCGGAAGAACTGTGCCCGTCGGAAGCGGCGGTGTTTGATACCCTGTTCGCCACCAGCCAGCGCAATGACGCGCCGGGCACCACGCCGTCGCCATTCGATGTGAACCGTGACGGACTGGTTATCGGTGAAGGCGCGGGCACGTTGGTGTTGGAAGAACTTGAGCATGCCAAAGCACGCGGCGCGACTATCTTTGGTGAGATTGTTGGTTTCGCCACCAACTGCGATGCGGCCCACATCACCCAGCCGCAGCGTGAAACGATGCAGATTTGCATGGAGCAATCGCTGCGTCAGGCGGGCCTTGCACCGTCAGATATCGGCTATATTTCAGCACACGGTACGGCGACTGATCGCGGCGATATCGCCGAAAGTCAGGCCACTGCCGCGGTGTTCGGTAACCAGACGCCTATCTCGTCGCTGAAGAGTTATTTCGGCCATACGCTCGGGGCGTGCGGCGCGCTGGAAGCGTGGATGAGCCTGCAAATGATGCGTGAAGGCTGGTTCGCGCCGACGCTTAACCTGCAACAACCTGACGAACTATGTGGCGATCTGGACTACATTATGGGAGAGTCACGGGCTATTGATTGTGAGTTTTTGCAGAGCAATAACTTCGCCTTCGGCGGGATCAACACCTCGATTGTCATCAAACGCTGGGAGTAA
- a CDS encoding 3-ketoacyl-ACP reductase FabG2, producing MSRSVLVTGASKGIGRAIALTLAADGFTVGVHYLRDEQGAQDTLNAIESAGGAGRLLQFDVGNREQCREVLEADIEQHGAWYGVVSNAGIARDGAFPALSDDDWDSVIHTNLDSFYNVIQPCIMPMIGLRSGGRVITLSSVSGLMGNRGQVNYSAAKAGIIGATKALAIELAKRKITVNCIAPGLIDTGMIDMEEAAQKEAMSMIPMKRMGQAEEVAGLASYLMSDIAGYVTRQVISINGGML from the coding sequence ATGAGTCGTTCAGTTCTGGTCACCGGGGCCAGCAAGGGTATTGGCCGCGCGATTGCGCTCACACTGGCGGCCGACGGGTTTACCGTTGGCGTGCATTATCTCCGCGATGAGCAAGGCGCGCAGGACACCCTGAACGCCATTGAAAGTGCCGGGGGCGCAGGCCGCCTGTTGCAGTTTGACGTCGGCAATCGTGAACAATGTCGTGAAGTGCTTGAAGCAGATATCGAACAGCACGGCGCATGGTACGGCGTGGTCAGCAATGCGGGCATCGCCCGTGACGGCGCATTCCCGGCGCTGAGCGACGACGACTGGGACAGCGTAATCCACACCAATCTCGACAGCTTCTACAACGTCATTCAGCCGTGCATCATGCCGATGATTGGCCTGCGGTCCGGCGGGCGTGTCATTACGCTATCGTCCGTGTCCGGGCTGATGGGCAACCGTGGCCAGGTCAACTACAGCGCGGCAAAAGCCGGGATCATCGGTGCCACCAAAGCGCTGGCGATTGAGCTGGCGAAACGCAAAATCACCGTCAACTGCATCGCACCGGGGCTGATTGATACCGGGATGATCGACATGGAAGAGGCGGCGCAAAAAGAGGCCATGAGCATGATCCCAATGAAACGCATGGGCCAGGCCGAGGAAGTCGCCGGGCTTGCCAGCTACTTGATGTCTGATATTGCGGGCTACGTCACCCGCCAGGTGATTTCCATCAATGGAGGCATGTTATGA
- a CDS encoding 3-hydroxy-fatty acyl-ACP dehydratase, whose protein sequence is MSHYLTPGHYLPHNAPMLLLETVKNVTDEQAVCQVTVNRTGVLAPFLDTSGKLPGWYALELMAQTVGVWSGWHRQQKGEAQITLGMVLGARELKCVSGEFHAESVLDITVSLLMQDERFGSFECVITADGETLATGRVNTFQPTTEELTTLFQQGSSS, encoded by the coding sequence ATGAGCCACTATTTAACGCCAGGCCATTATCTGCCGCACAACGCGCCGATGCTGCTGCTGGAAACGGTCAAAAATGTCACCGACGAACAGGCCGTTTGTCAGGTGACCGTTAACCGCACGGGCGTGCTCGCCCCGTTCCTCGATACCAGCGGCAAACTGCCGGGCTGGTACGCGCTGGAACTGATGGCGCAGACCGTTGGCGTCTGGTCCGGCTGGCACCGTCAGCAGAAAGGCGAAGCGCAAATCACGCTCGGCATGGTGCTGGGCGCGCGCGAGCTGAAGTGTGTTTCCGGCGAATTTCACGCCGAAAGCGTGCTCGATATCACCGTCTCGTTGCTGATGCAGGACGAACGGTTCGGCAGCTTTGAATGTGTGATTACCGCCGACGGCGAGACGCTCGCCACCGGGCGCGTGAACACCTTCCAGCCGACAACAGAAGAATTAACCACGCTTTTTCAACAAGGGTCGTCATCATGA
- a CDS encoding beta-ketoacyl-[acyl-carrier-protein] synthase family protein — MIYIAASGMINALGRTPDDIAANLRAGVAPGMRPRDGWLQGDVPAVLGGVDGELPPIPEAFAGHRSRNNQLLLAALEQIQPQVDEAIARFGRDRVAVVMGTSTSGLDEGDIHANLTLNGKENLDWRYGQQELGDPSRFLRNWLQLEGPAYTLSTACSSSARAMISGRRLIDAGLVDVAIVGGADTLSRMPVNGFNSLESLSTALCQPFGRDRCGITIGEGAALMLLTREPQPIALLGVGESSDAHHISAPHPQGEGAIRAIQQALNDAGLSPQDVGYINLHGTATPLNDQVESQVVNALFGESVPCSSTKHLTGHTLGAAGITEAALSWLILTRNLPLPPQDFSHAPVDPTLPACGLLTTPQPLTRPVILSNSFAFGGNNASILLGRTA; from the coding sequence ATGATCTACATTGCTGCCTCAGGAATGATTAACGCGCTGGGCAGGACGCCGGATGACATTGCCGCCAACCTGCGCGCTGGCGTGGCGCCGGGTATGCGCCCACGCGATGGCTGGTTGCAGGGCGATGTGCCCGCGGTACTCGGCGGCGTGGACGGTGAATTACCGCCGATCCCCGAGGCGTTTGCCGGACACCGTTCCCGCAATAACCAGCTGCTGCTGGCGGCGCTCGAACAGATTCAGCCGCAGGTTGATGAGGCCATTGCCCGCTTCGGTCGCGACCGGGTGGCCGTTGTCATGGGCACCAGCACGTCCGGGCTTGATGAAGGTGATATTCACGCCAACCTGACGCTGAATGGCAAAGAAAACCTCGACTGGCGCTACGGTCAGCAGGAGTTGGGCGACCCATCGCGTTTCCTGCGCAACTGGCTGCAGCTCGAAGGCCCGGCCTACACGCTCTCCACCGCTTGCTCTTCCAGCGCTCGCGCGATGATCAGCGGCCGCCGTCTGATTGACGCCGGGCTGGTCGACGTGGCGATTGTCGGCGGAGCCGATACCCTGAGCCGAATGCCGGTAAACGGGTTCAACAGTCTGGAATCCCTTTCCACCGCCCTTTGCCAGCCGTTTGGCCGTGACCGCTGCGGCATTACCATTGGCGAAGGCGCGGCGCTGATGCTGCTCACCCGCGAACCACAGCCGATTGCGCTGCTCGGCGTTGGCGAATCCAGCGACGCACACCATATTTCTGCCCCGCATCCGCAGGGAGAAGGCGCGATCCGCGCGATTCAGCAGGCGCTGAATGACGCCGGGCTGTCGCCGCAGGACGTGGGCTATATCAATTTGCATGGCACCGCTACACCGCTCAACGACCAGGTGGAATCCCAGGTGGTGAACGCGCTGTTTGGCGAGAGCGTGCCGTGCAGTTCCACCAAACATCTGACCGGACACACCCTCGGCGCGGCGGGTATTACCGAAGCGGCGCTGAGTTGGCTGATTCTCACGCGCAACCTGCCGCTTCCGCCGCAGGATTTCAGCCACGCACCGGTAGACCCGACGCTGCCCGCCTGCGGGTTACTCACCACGCCGCAGCCGCTAACGCGCCCGGTCATTCTGTCTAATTCCTTCGCCTTTGGCGGCAACAACGCCAGCATTCTGCTCGGGAGAACGGCATGA
- a CDS encoding DUF3261 domain-containing protein codes for MMIRTFWHGLALAAVLALTGCSHSPQNESGRPQAWLQPGTQITLPPPGITPAVSALQLLTGSFNGKSQSLLVMLNADDKKLTLAGLSSVGIRLFLVTYDEKGIHTEQSIVVPQLPPASQVLADVMLSHWPISAWTPQLPKGWTLTDNGDKRELRNAQGKLVTEITYLQRKGQRQPISIEQHVFNYHITIQNLGD; via the coding sequence ATGATGATACGCACCTTCTGGCATGGCCTCGCCCTCGCGGCGGTGCTGGCGCTCACCGGCTGTAGCCATTCGCCGCAGAATGAAAGCGGTCGCCCGCAGGCGTGGCTGCAACCGGGGACGCAAATTACGCTCCCGCCGCCGGGCATTACCCCGGCGGTCAGCGCCCTGCAGTTGTTAACCGGCAGCTTTAACGGTAAATCCCAGTCATTGCTGGTGATGCTCAACGCCGATGATAAAAAGCTGACCCTCGCGGGGCTGTCGTCGGTGGGCATTCGCCTGTTCCTCGTGACCTATGACGAGAAAGGCATTCACACCGAGCAGTCGATTGTGGTGCCACAGCTGCCACCGGCAAGCCAGGTGCTGGCCGACGTGATGCTGAGCCACTGGCCGATTAGCGCGTGGACGCCGCAGCTACCGAAAGGCTGGACGCTCACCGACAACGGTGATAAACGTGAGCTTCGCAATGCTCAGGGCAAACTGGTGACGGAAATTACCTACCTGCAGCGCAAAGGCCAGCGCCAGCCCATCAGCATCGAACAGCACGTGTTCAACTACCACATCACCATTCAAAATCTGGGCGACTGA